Proteins from one Sabethes cyaneus chromosome 2, idSabCyanKW18_F2, whole genome shotgun sequence genomic window:
- the LOC128736510 gene encoding protein lethal(2)essential for life-like — MSLVPVFLREWCDDIRGAPPRPSRILERFFGEDIFPDELLVAVDHVPKRRAQKRPWHLSGLGTPEDNHAIVKQTKEGFQVNVDVQQFTPEEISVKLADNFITIEGKHEEKQDGKGFVWRHFVRKYQLPEGYDADRMVSSLSSDGMLTVKAPKLALPAAEGERTIPIVRTKGKAAIKDDHKNGK; from the coding sequence ATGTCGTTAGTTCCAGTTTTTCTGCGCGAATGGTGTGACGATATTCGTGGTGCACCACCACGTCCGTCTCGTATACTGGAGCGGTTTTTCGGCGAGGACATATTTCCCGACGAACTGCTCGTGGCAGTGGATCACGTTCCGAAGCGGCGTGCACAGAAGCGACCGTGGCACCTGTCCGGTCTAGGCACCCCAGAGGACAACCACGCAATCGTCAAGCAAACCAAGGAAGGATTCCAGGTCAACGTTGACGTACAGCAGTTCACACCGGAGGAAATCTCCGTGAAACTTGCGGATAATTTCATCACCATCGAAGGCAAACACGAGGAAAAACAGGACGGCAAAGGCTTTGTATGGCGTCACTTTGTCCGCAAGTATCAGCTGCCGGAGGGATACGATGCTGACCGTATGGTGTCGTCGCTTTCATCGGACGGAATGTTGACGGTCAAGGCCCCGAAGTTGGCACTTCCCGCAGCGGAAGGGGAACGTACCATTCCGATAGTGCGCACCAAAGGCAAAGCGGCGATCAAGGATGACcacaaaaatggaaaataa